A window of the Campylobacter massiliensis genome harbors these coding sequences:
- the ppk2 gene encoding polyphosphate kinase 2 yields MSKDKKNNGECDYEHELRKLQIELLKFQNHVKEQGLRVLIIIEGRDAAGKGGSIKRLTEHLNPRGCRIVALEKPSDVERSQWYFQRYVAHLPSAGEIVIFDRSWYNRAGVEPVMGFCTQEEHKEFLREVPKFEEMIKNSGIIFFKFYLSVSKEEQKKRFKERLTDPLKQFKISPVDEKSQELWDQYTIAKYSMLLASNTPFCPWTIIVSDSKKQARINLFRHILANVDYPKKIDAKNFECDEGIVRSGEEEIRQMEANLKNEKLSKMNG; encoded by the coding sequence ATGTCAAAAGATAAAAAAAACAACGGAGAATGCGACTACGAGCACGAGCTTCGAAAGCTGCAAATCGAGCTTTTAAAATTTCAAAACCACGTAAAAGAGCAGGGCCTGCGCGTACTCATCATCATCGAGGGGCGCGACGCGGCGGGCAAGGGCGGCTCGATAAAGCGTCTAACCGAACACCTAAATCCGCGCGGATGCCGTATCGTGGCGCTTGAAAAGCCAAGCGACGTCGAGCGCTCGCAGTGGTATTTCCAGCGTTACGTCGCGCATTTACCGAGTGCGGGCGAGATCGTGATCTTTGACCGCTCGTGGTACAACCGCGCTGGCGTCGAGCCTGTGATGGGCTTTTGCACGCAAGAAGAGCACAAGGAGTTTTTGCGCGAGGTGCCTAAATTTGAGGAGATGATCAAAAACTCGGGCATTATTTTCTTTAAATTTTACCTCTCGGTTTCAAAAGAGGAGCAAAAAAAGCGCTTTAAAGAGCGCCTCACCGACCCGCTCAAGCAGTTTAAAATTTCGCCCGTAGACGAGAAAAGCCAGGAGCTCTGGGATCAGTACACCATCGCCAAATACTCAATGTTGCTAGCCTCAAACACGCCGTTTTGTCCGTGGACGATCATCGTTTCAGATAGCAAAAAGCAGGCTCGCATAAACCTTTTTAGGCATATCCTTGCAAACGTCGATTACCCGAAAAAAATAGACGCCAAAAACTTTGAGTGCGATGAAGGTATCGTAAGGAGCGGCGAGGAGGAGATACGCCAGATGGAGGCAAATCTCAAAAACGAGAAGCTATCCAAGATGAACGGGTAG
- a CDS encoding cytochrome c3 family protein, which produces MKISKKVLALIILVSGIIGFLVVLPVHYALEETSGEKFCVVCHEMDPMVIAYSNDVHSGKGKSGVRAKCVDCHIPHDNLAKYVLVKARNGLMEGYIHFFKDPEAIDWHKNREKREHFVFDNGCVSCHTNLVDNKLTSAQAQKMHAHYQSLLNTDKQLTCASCHAEVGHSGLNNMLNYWKPEYKIYEKKAAIKKEEIKKAYFGEDYVAPKEVKGEDKADKNATK; this is translated from the coding sequence ATGAAAATTTCAAAGAAAGTACTAGCGCTTATTATATTAGTAAGCGGCATTATAGGATTTTTAGTCGTACTTCCCGTGCATTACGCCCTAGAAGAAACTAGCGGAGAGAAGTTTTGCGTAGTGTGCCACGAGATGGATCCTATGGTTATAGCTTATAGTAACGACGTTCACAGCGGCAAAGGCAAAAGCGGAGTAAGGGCTAAATGCGTAGACTGCCACATACCTCATGATAACCTAGCTAAATACGTCTTAGTTAAAGCCAGAAACGGACTAATGGAGGGATATATTCATTTCTTTAAAGATCCGGAGGCTATAGACTGGCATAAAAACAGAGAGAAAAGAGAGCACTTCGTATTTGATAACGGTTGCGTTAGCTGCCATACGAATTTGGTGGATAATAAGCTAACCTCAGCCCAAGCCCAAAAGATGCACGCTCACTATCAAAGCTTGCTAAATACGGATAAGCAACTAACCTGCGCTAGCTGTCACGCCGAGGTAGGCCACAGCGGGCTAAACAATATGCTAAACTACTGGAAGCCTGAATACAAAATCTACGAAAAGAAAGCCGCAATCAAAAAAGAAGAGATAAAGAAGGCATATTTTGGGGAGGATTATGTAGCACCTAAAGAGGTGAAGGGTGAAGATAAAGCGGACAAAAACGCGACTAAGTAA
- a CDS encoding cytochrome c3 family protein: MKHKAFLALCASMLLCSFAFSAEALGAKITSLTDLNVTDELRAKHPLKPHHEKLSFTCLDCHEGQGNDASKFKSIGDKGCISCHGDKKKIAKRLEYMDLLKANPHNSVHDGPTLYCDECHNEHKKSTNMCTECHEHEVPQWMGVTP; this comes from the coding sequence ATGAAACATAAAGCGTTTCTCGCCTTGTGCGCGTCTATGCTACTATGCTCTTTTGCATTTAGCGCAGAAGCCTTAGGTGCAAAGATAACGTCTTTAACTGATCTTAACGTCACCGACGAGCTGCGAGCCAAACACCCTTTAAAGCCTCACCACGAAAAGCTAAGCTTCACCTGTCTTGATTGTCACGAAGGACAAGGAAACGACGCTAGTAAATTTAAATCTATTGGCGATAAAGGCTGTATATCCTGTCACGGCGACAAGAAAAAGATAGCTAAAAGACTAGAATACATGGATCTGCTAAAAGCAAATCCCCACAACTCGGTTCACGACGGCCCTACGCTATACTGCGACGAGTGCCACAACGAGCATAAAAAATCAACCAATATGTGCACGGAGTGCCACGAACACGAAGTTCCGCAATGGATGGGGGTAACGCCATGA
- a CDS encoding flavocytochrome c: MKNSNVSRRDFVKLSMVGAGALALGAVNAQAAVNAKDVKFDEEWDVVIVGSGFAGLAAGITAAEKGNKVLILEKMGRVGGNSVINGGIFAVPNSDKQKAEGIKDSNELFIKDCLKAGRGLNHVDLIDTIATRAQDAYKLTLKCGAKYIDKVTHAGGHSVPRSLQTANGSGSGIVQPMVEHFKNLQGCELRQRAKFDEFVLGEDGGVDGVIIREDYKFDPKSQKDDAENTTGTKKVIKAKKGVVLAAGGFCRDVFFRQVQDPSILPSTDSTNHPGATAGAMKEAFRIGATPVQLSWIQFGPWACPDEKGFGVGSMFNVNGSFRYGISVDPRTGKRYMNELADRRTRSQAMFKVIDAKADIYPINFCDSEGVKNMVIPEHYTKPLESGVLKKFETLDELAAAYKIPAAELKKTVERYNSFVKSGKDEDFGKPMDKTTTNGVDISKPPFYAMRGTPKLHHTMGGIDINTKAQVISLQTEMPIPRLFAAGEITGGVHGASRLGSVAIADCLTFGMIAGENIG; the protein is encoded by the coding sequence ATGAAAAACTCAAACGTTTCAAGAAGAGATTTTGTTAAGTTAAGTATGGTAGGCGCAGGAGCCTTGGCTCTAGGTGCGGTAAATGCGCAAGCAGCTGTTAACGCTAAAGACGTCAAATTTGACGAGGAGTGGGACGTAGTTATCGTGGGCTCTGGTTTTGCAGGACTTGCGGCCGGTATCACCGCAGCCGAAAAGGGCAACAAAGTCCTAATCCTAGAAAAGATGGGACGAGTCGGCGGTAACTCCGTAATTAACGGCGGCATATTTGCCGTTCCAAACAGCGACAAGCAAAAAGCCGAAGGCATCAAAGATAGTAACGAGCTATTTATCAAAGACTGCCTAAAAGCCGGCCGCGGCCTAAACCACGTAGATCTAATCGACACCATCGCTACTCGCGCGCAAGACGCATATAAACTAACTCTAAAATGCGGCGCTAAATACATAGATAAAGTTACCCACGCAGGCGGGCACAGCGTACCTAGATCGCTTCAGACCGCTAACGGCTCGGGATCTGGTATCGTTCAGCCGATGGTAGAACACTTTAAAAACCTACAAGGCTGCGAGCTAAGACAAAGAGCTAAATTTGACGAATTCGTCCTAGGCGAAGACGGCGGCGTAGACGGAGTGATCATTAGAGAGGATTATAAATTTGATCCAAAGAGCCAAAAAGACGACGCCGAAAACACTACGGGAACTAAAAAAGTTATAAAAGCTAAAAAAGGCGTAGTACTAGCCGCAGGAGGATTCTGCCGCGACGTATTCTTTAGACAAGTCCAAGATCCATCTATCCTACCTAGCACAGATAGCACCAACCACCCGGGCGCAACCGCAGGCGCTATGAAAGAGGCGTTTAGGATCGGCGCTACCCCTGTTCAGCTAAGCTGGATACAGTTTGGTCCATGGGCATGCCCTGACGAAAAAGGCTTTGGCGTTGGCTCTATGTTTAACGTAAACGGAAGCTTCCGCTATGGTATCTCAGTCGATCCAAGAACCGGCAAGCGCTATATGAACGAGCTAGCAGACCGCCGCACCCGCTCTCAAGCTATGTTTAAAGTAATCGACGCAAAAGCCGATATCTATCCTATCAACTTCTGCGATAGCGAGGGCGTAAAAAATATGGTCATACCTGAGCACTACACTAAACCGCTAGAATCTGGCGTACTAAAGAAATTTGAAACCCTAGACGAGCTAGCTGCGGCTTATAAAATCCCTGCCGCAGAGCTTAAAAAGACCGTCGAGAGATATAATAGCTTCGTTAAATCAGGCAAAGACGAGGATTTCGGTAAACCTATGGATAAAACCACTACAAACGGCGTAGATATCTCTAAACCGCCTTTCTACGCTATGCGCGGTACGCCAAAACTTCACCACACTATGGGCGGTATCGATATCAATACCAAAGCTCAGGTTATATCTCTACAAACAGAGATGCCGATCCCAAGATTATTTGCCGCAGGCGAGATCACCGGCGGCGTACACGGAGCTAGCCGCTTAGGTAGCGTAGCGATAGCTGACTGCTTAACGTTTGGTATGATTGCGGGAGAGAATATAGGCTAA
- the fusA gene encoding elongation factor G, producing the protein MADRKTPLHMVRNIGIAAHIDAGKTTTSERILFFTGMSHKIGEVHDGAATMDWMEQEKERGITITSAATTCFWKDHQINLIDTPGHVDFTIEVERSMRVLDGAVSVFCSVGGVQPQSETVWRQANKYHVPRIVFVNKMDRIGANFFNVESQIRNRLKANPVPIQIPIGAEDNFRGVVDLVKMKAYVWEDDKKPTDYKEIEIPAEVKEKAEEYRTKLIEAVSETDDSLMEKFFSGEELSEEEIKKGIKAGCLRMTITPMLCGTAFKNKGIQPLLDAVVAYLPAPDEIEAIKGVYEDGSEVTVESTDNGEFAALAFKIMTDPFVGQLTFIRVYRGSLESGSYAYNTVQDNKERIGRLLKMHSNKREEISVLHAGEIGAVVGLKNTLTGDTLASEKDKVILEKMDFPEPVISVAVEPKTKADQEKMAIALQKLAQEDPSFRVGTDEESGQTIISGMGELHLEIIVDRMLREFKVDAEVGQPQVAYRETIRKTVEQEYKYAKQSGGRGQYGHVFLRLEPLPAASGFEFVNDIKGGVVPKEYIPAVEKGCKEALQNGVLAGYPVEDVKVTLFDGSYHEVDSSEMAFKLAASMGFKEGARKAGAVILEPMMKVEVETPEDYMGDVIGDLNKRRGQVNSMDERNGSKIITAFCPLAQMFGYSTDLRSMTQGRATYSMEFDHYEEVPKNVSEEIIKKRNG; encoded by the coding sequence ATGGCAGATAGAAAAACCCCTTTACATATGGTTAGAAACATCGGTATAGCTGCTCACATCGATGCCGGTAAAACTACGACCAGCGAAAGAATTTTGTTCTTTACGGGTATGAGCCACAAGATAGGCGAGGTTCACGACGGCGCTGCTACGATGGACTGGATGGAGCAAGAAAAAGAGCGCGGCATCACGATTACGTCTGCGGCGACAACTTGCTTTTGGAAAGATCACCAGATAAATTTGATCGACACTCCGGGCCACGTCGACTTTACTATCGAAGTCGAGCGTTCTATGCGCGTTCTTGACGGTGCTGTTTCGGTATTTTGCTCAGTCGGCGGCGTCCAGCCTCAGTCTGAGACCGTTTGGAGACAGGCAAATAAATATCACGTTCCAAGAATCGTTTTTGTAAATAAAATGGACAGAATCGGCGCAAATTTCTTTAACGTCGAGTCTCAAATCAGAAACCGCCTAAAAGCAAATCCTGTGCCTATTCAAATTCCTATCGGTGCAGAGGATAACTTTAGAGGCGTGGTCGATCTTGTTAAGATGAAAGCTTACGTTTGGGAAGACGACAAAAAGCCGACTGACTATAAAGAGATAGAAATCCCTGCAGAGGTAAAAGAAAAAGCTGAAGAGTACCGCACTAAGTTAATCGAAGCGGTTTCTGAAACCGATGATAGCTTGATGGAGAAATTTTTCTCAGGCGAGGAGCTAAGCGAAGAAGAGATCAAAAAAGGTATCAAAGCGGGTTGCTTAAGAATGACGATAACTCCTATGCTTTGCGGAACGGCATTTAAAAATAAAGGCATCCAGCCCCTACTTGACGCGGTCGTAGCATATTTGCCTGCACCGGATGAGATCGAGGCGATTAAGGGCGTTTATGAAGACGGTAGCGAAGTAACGGTAGAAAGCACCGATAACGGCGAATTTGCAGCTCTTGCGTTTAAGATTATGACCGACCCGTTTGTCGGACAGCTTACATTTATCCGTGTTTATCGCGGTAGCCTTGAGAGCGGTAGCTATGCTTACAATACTGTTCAGGATAATAAAGAAAGAATCGGTCGCTTGCTAAAAATGCACTCAAACAAACGCGAGGAAATTTCGGTTCTTCACGCGGGCGAGATCGGCGCGGTCGTAGGTCTAAAAAATACCCTAACCGGCGATACGCTCGCGAGCGAAAAAGACAAGGTTATCCTTGAGAAGATGGACTTCCCTGAGCCGGTTATCAGCGTTGCCGTCGAACCAAAAACTAAAGCCGACCAAGAAAAAATGGCTATCGCGCTTCAAAAACTAGCTCAAGAAGACCCAAGCTTTAGAGTGGGCACCGACGAAGAGAGCGGTCAAACCATCATCAGCGGTATGGGCGAGCTTCATCTTGAGATCATCGTAGATAGAATGCTACGCGAGTTTAAAGTCGATGCCGAAGTAGGTCAACCGCAAGTCGCATACCGCGAGACTATCCGCAAAACAGTCGAACAAGAGTATAAATACGCCAAGCAATCAGGCGGTCGCGGTCAGTACGGACACGTATTCTTGCGCCTTGAGCCGCTACCTGCGGCTAGCGGATTTGAGTTCGTTAACGATATTAAAGGCGGCGTGGTTCCTAAAGAATATATCCCTGCAGTTGAAAAAGGCTGCAAAGAAGCGCTTCAAAACGGCGTGCTTGCCGGCTATCCGGTCGAGGACGTTAAAGTTACCCTATTTGACGGTAGCTACCACGAAGTCGACTCATCTGAAATGGCGTTTAAACTCGCTGCTTCTATGGGCTTCAAAGAGGGCGCTAGAAAGGCGGGTGCGGTTATCCTTGAGCCTATGATGAAGGTCGAGGTTGAGACGCCTGAGGATTATATGGGCGACGTTATCGGCGACTTAAACAAACGCCGCGGACAAGTAAACTCTATGGACGAGCGAAACGGAAGCAAGATCATCACGGCTTTCTGCCCGCTAGCTCAAATGTTTGGTTACTCTACGGATCTTCGCTCTATGACGCAAGGTCGCGCGACTTATTCTATGGAATTTGACCACTATGAGGAAGTTCCAAAGAACGTCAGCGAAGAGATTATAAAGAAAAGAAACGGCTAA
- the rpsG gene encoding 30S ribosomal protein S7, with protein sequence MRRRKAPVREVMPDPIYGNKVITKFINSLMYDGKKSVATEIMYGAIKAIEKKSGDVKGIDVFNDAIENIKPLMEVKSRRVGGATYQVPVEVRPARQQALAIRWIIGFARKRSERTMIDKLANELLDAANSKGASFKKKEDTYKMAEANKAFAHYRW encoded by the coding sequence ATGAGAAGAAGAAAAGCTCCCGTCAGGGAAGTAATGCCGGATCCAATTTACGGCAATAAGGTAATCACTAAATTTATTAACTCTCTTATGTACGACGGCAAAAAAAGCGTCGCTACCGAGATCATGTACGGCGCTATCAAAGCTATCGAGAAAAAAAGCGGCGACGTAAAAGGTATAGATGTATTTAACGATGCTATCGAAAACATTAAACCTCTTATGGAGGTTAAATCTCGTCGCGTCGGCGGCGCTACCTACCAAGTACCGGTAGAGGTTCGCCCGGCTCGCCAACAAGCTCTTGCTATCCGCTGGATCATCGGTTTTGCTAGAAAAAGAAGCGAAAGAACCATGATCGATAAGCTAGCTAACGAGCTACTTGATGCGGCAAATTCAAAAGGCGCGTCTTTCAAGAAGAAGGAAGACACCTACAAAATGGCAGAAGCTAACAAAGCGTTTGCTCACTACCGCTGGTAA
- the rpsL gene encoding 30S ribosomal protein S12, with the protein MPTINQLVRKERKKVTFKSKSPALKECPQRRGVCTRVYTTTPKKPNSALRKVAKVRLTSGFEVISYIGGEGHNLQEHSIVLVRGGRVKDLPGVKYHIVRGALDTAGVAKRTVSRSKYGAKRPKPGQAAAAAGKKK; encoded by the coding sequence GTGCCAACCATTAATCAATTGGTCAGAAAAGAGCGCAAGAAAGTGACTTTTAAGTCAAAATCTCCAGCGCTAAAAGAGTGTCCTCAAAGAAGAGGAGTTTGCACCAGGGTCTATACTACGACTCCTAAAAAACCAAACTCGGCTTTGAGAAAAGTTGCCAAAGTGAGGCTTACAAGCGGATTTGAAGTGATCAGCTATATCGGCGGTGAAGGCCACAACCTACAAGAACACAGCATCGTGCTAGTGCGCGGCGGTCGTGTTAAGGATTTACCGGGCGTTAAATACCACATCGTACGCGGCGCTCTTGATACGGCAGGCGTTGCGAAAAGAACCGTTTCTCGCTCAAAATACGGCGCTAAACGTCCAAAACCTGGTCAAGCGGCAGCCGCAGCAGGTAAAAAGAAATAA
- a CDS encoding DoxX family protein, translated as MKNFDLGILFARLGLGVCLFMHGFAKILYGIGGVKSILTKAGLSEIVAYGSYIGEVVAPLMIILGIFSRIGALLVIGTSLTIMYAYHGLGNLLELTNVGGFKAEILYLYIALSLCIIFSGSGKYAIRKD; from the coding sequence ATGAAAAATTTCGATTTGGGAATTTTATTTGCGAGGCTAGGGCTTGGCGTCTGCCTTTTTATGCACGGCTTTGCAAAAATTTTATACGGCATAGGCGGCGTAAAAAGTATTTTAACAAAAGCCGGCTTATCTGAGATTGTGGCTTACGGCTCCTATATAGGCGAGGTTGTTGCGCCGCTAATGATAATTCTAGGGATATTTTCAAGGATCGGAGCATTGCTCGTTATCGGTACGAGCCTAACGATAATGTACGCCTACCACGGACTTGGAAATTTACTTGAGCTTACAAACGTCGGCGGCTTTAAGGCCGAAATTTTATATCTTTACATCGCTTTATCGCTTTGCATTATCTTTAGCGGAAGCGGAAAGTACGCGATTAGAAAAGATTAG